The region ATCATCCATGATGGGCTATGAAcatcatctgtgacgggctttATTTTTGGCCCGTTAAAGATGACGCTCATCGGTGACGGACTTTGGCCTGTTAATGGTAGTCTTTCTCACCAGTGACCGCTCATCACTGACTAGACTGTCGTCCGTGACATATATGGGTTTAtccccgtcacagatgactggTTCCATAGTAGTGTTCTGAacacattttattttcctGCCCTAATGTCGTTTTCTTGTGGTGTGTTTACCGAGATGCTCTTGGTTGGAATTCGTTTCctcaaaattttgagaaatttgatGTATGTTTTATTTGGCACAATAGACCTAGATATGCTAGAGTTAGATTTTGCATTTTGGCAACATGTTGTTGGCAATTGTGTGCTTTAAGAAATGACTTGATTTTTAGTGATTTGATTCTTAAATCCCCTTTGCTTATACCAAATCAAGTTGTCTGTCTTTTATTACAATGGAAGAAGTTGCTGAAAGTGGAAGAGATTGAGATATTGAAAAGATGGATCCTTGCTATTCAACATACAGTCAGAAGCTTGCAAAATCCAAGGGTTGGGGTAGGTTGAGACTATGTTTGTTCAGTGGTATGTTTATCTCACCTTCGGTTGCTAACAATGGCTTTGTTCTCCCGAGTGGTTTTGTTAGCCTATGCCAGGGTGCCAGTAAAAAGTTTGAGCTCCTTAGTTGTTAAGTCTTTGTGTTTCCTCTAGATACAGCAGTCTGAGCCATGGTGCTCTTTTGTGCATGTTTTGTAAAACCGATAATCCTGACCCCCTGTGAACTTCTTTCTGGCTTTAATGAACTTAGgcctttttctaaaagaacGGTTAAAGATCTGATAATATACCATGTAGAAGATGACTAATTACTAGTAAAATGCACCTTACAACTTTCATTGTAAATGCCAGagctaaataatttattcacaGTCTAGCTACATAATACAACATGTCAAGATCAACATATAttgcaattttcttttcatttagTAACTAACCACCGGTACAATAGATTCCCTTAGTGGTGAAATGCATAAAGATATATGTGTGATGGGAGAAGCATCCATCGGTAATAGGCATGTGACCGTTACTGATGACATCCATCTTTGACATGCCGATATAAGGGCCTATCACCGATAATGTTTATAGCCCATCATGAACAGCACATCCGTGACAAGCAATAACTACAACCCTTCACAGATTctgaaatccaaaaaaaaaaaaaagtaaattgaGTGAACATCATCTTTAACGGGTCACAGCATAATGCCTGTCATAGATGCCTTATTGGTGACAAGAGCCCATTGTAGATGGTTGGCTAGCTCAACTCCCCAAGAATGATTCTTGAGATGGGTTTCTTTGAAGTCGATTGACCAACCGCCTACTTTTGGACCAACTTTGCATATGGGCGCCTAACATGCCTGCGTATGATAAGGATCTTAACAGGTGGCTACACAAGCCACCTGCCTGCATAGGCCCATTTTTACCGTTAGTATAGGTTAATATATTCTTCTATAATTTTAGTACTTTGTGCCTATTACTATTAGTTAGATAGCAGAACAGAGATGACTTAACACACAAACAACTAAATTGAAGGTAGCATATTTAAAAACCTAGACAGGaaggaacaaaacaaattactaGAAGAAATGATGTGTTCCCTCCTGCAAAACACTACGTTTTGTCATCGAAAACTATATGCGTCTTACGAAACAGTGTCAGTTGTGTGAACTCTAAGTTTTATCTTGAGAAAGGGAATGATTAGGACAAAACTAATTTTCATCATTTGAAATGCTATCTTTTATATGACAAAAATGTGTATTCCATGCAAAACAATGTGTCATGGAAAATGTTGTGTTTTATAGTGTGATACGTCAAATCGGAAACTGATTGTCGTTTATCAACTAAATTTATGTCCACCGTCAAATgaaagtttataaaatatgaaaatagcaGTTGAATAGTATCTATGAACTAAActgtacttaaaaaataatttaacatTGTTAAAGTAcaacaaaacatcttatacACGTTCATCGTTGATATCACTAAATTCTCTAAATTGAatcgatgattttttttaaaaaacaggTGAATATAGAGgaatatataatattcaaCTTTAAAACCTTTCCCCTACGTGTTGCTACTTTTTAGGGAGAAACTTTTGGTCATAATGAGCTTGGGCCAATCTTGGAGGGTTGTTAAACTGGTACAGAATCATCACAAGCAGGCCTTTATGTGGGCCACCTGTGAAGATGGGGCACCATAGGCGGGTCTTTTCAGCAATGTCATGCACCCATATTTATAGGTGGCGTTTTCTACAAACCGCACGAGATGCTAGCTGGTCGTCCGCGAAGATCAAATATATAGTAGCTAGTAGCATGTGTCACCTCTTTATttccaaaaacaatttttcacgCATAGAGGCAATGACATGATATTCCTTCATTCATTTCAAGccctttatatataaaatttatatattcacGCATAGAAACAATTGAGCACGCgacaacttatataaaaatacacatcAATGAACCACATGCTGTACGGGTAAAACGACAGTAATGCTTTTGCTGATATGAAACCGAGGTCGAATAATGAACTAATCAACAAATCGAACACATTGATATGTAAAGACTAGTAATGAACAACCTGAAGAAACAACCTTATGTTATATAAGGTTGTTTGCTGAGAGCCGCTACCGATTACCGAAACAAATTAACATAACCAACTAATACATATCGACTTTCTTCTTCCCTTATATGCTACTACTTCCGTATGCTACGAATTTGTAGGTTTTTCCCTTCATCAATCACTGCCCAAATCAGCCCTTGAGCGACGGGTACTTGTTAATCGTCATGCCCTTGCCTGATAAGAAACACGTATGTATTGACAAACAAAGACAGGGATTAGTCAAATTAATAACATCACAGTGTTTGTGTTTATTTATTACCGTcactgtttggttttttcgagaaaaaaataatttatgaataaattaaactgctatatacgtattattaacgatctaaaagcaaatgttaaaaaataaactactaaaAATCCCCAAAgtcaacttaaattttaaattttaaagttcaaaattcaattgttagcttataagtataagcagaagcgaaaaaaaaataatagtgttTGTGCTCACTTGTGTTCCGGGGTACACCACCTCCCTGCTGGCCATGGCTTGGTCTGCTTACACTGTTAACGTAGTACTGCTCTGAATTTTGCTGCGCCGGCATCCTGCCTGTCGAAGTACCCTTTGATGATCCTGCAAAAACATGAATTCCGTCAAACAGAAACCGTACGACGAAATCGTTGATATACCATAGTTTTGTATTTGgtctacttaattaattaccattGTAAAACGATGAAGTCGTTGATTGCGAGTTGCTGTCTTTGTAGGATGATGTACCATAGTTTGCTGTTCCCTGCTGTTTAGGCATTGAGTTGGAATGCCCTGCGTGCGTGAGTGGATTCAATCGGTTAGAAATCGGATTACAGAGAGACGGTTAGAAATGAATGCAGTATAAGATTGTTTATATGGACAATGATttgcagtaaaaaaaacagaccTTTTGAGTAGTAATGATCCATTCTGATCTTCCCGGGTGTTGTGCAACAGTTTGCTGCTTATCGATGCTTCGAAATTTTCCAAGTGCTGTGAGGATGTTCGTATTGATATCGCCCATCTGTTCGGTTTATATAGGTTCTGAACCGAAGATTATCAAAATTCTGCGAACATTCACTGCCGAATGCACCTTATTACATGCGTTTTAGCCTGTATTTTCCTTCTCCTGCGATTAGTTTAATTCCGACATGGACATTATTTGTTCAGCAAGCAACCCCTCCTGTTTCCATGAATATGCATGGAATGGAATGACAGATGGATGCACGCAGCTAAACTTGGGTACGTGTAGATCTCACATTTCCAATACCGTGTTGCTGCGTTGGACAGAATacgagataagtagcatttgCATGGTGAACACATCTCCAATTGCTCGCTATTTCGGACGGTTTCAGGCAACAAAACGAATTTCTGCAGTTTTTCCGGCCATGTTCCAACCAAGCAGGCGATGCTAAGTCATGTTTGAATAGTTTATTTCTCATGTCGATCGGTTATTGCgacataatttatttctcaCCTTCAAACCATCGTGAATACTCATGGAAATTTCTCAGAGAAATCATCAGAACACTCTATATATAAACCTACCCCATATACTAATCGAATTGGAAGCAAATTCAAGTACTCAATGAAGAGATACGAACTTGCATGTATTTTCCCCTGTGGTTTCTACTACAATTAGATCAGACTTAAATCTCTGTTCTTGTGTCGGCCAGAAATAAACAGCGCGATTATGCTAACAGCAACGGAAATGTAATTCAGGACCAACTCTAGCTGTTCCTCATTGGTAATTTTGACACAAATTTCCTGGACATTTCTCACGGCATTCAAAAATTCACCATGCTCTGAATAAACGCAACTACCAAATGTAAATAAATTCATGGCTATGTTACTACGTTATTACACGAAATTTTCCCTCAGTTTTCCTTTACATTGTACATACATCTATGAAATTTTTGTTATAGCCCCAAAATAGTCGAAACTAATGAACTACCATGGCATCCTCTGCACTAGTGCATCCTGTGGCCGACTCTGAACCTTCAGGTGAACACTGAACACCTTcctaactaattaatatggTTCTTAAATTTCCAGGGTCATTCTGTTCCATTTTTCGATGGCAAAGCACCTATATAATAATGTGACAAacctatatgatttttatcaatatttcaGCGGATCATTATTAAGGAAAATTTGCGGGCCTGTTCTAACTTGTTATATTATTGAAATTGATTTACTTCTGAGTTGCCTTTTCAACTAGTAGCCGGAAATTCTGGTGAGCTGAAAGAGAGTCCTGCTTTGTGATTCTGCCTTTTCGACTGGATATTGGTGTGCAACCATGCAAGTAGTACGTCGATCGTACGTACAGGAGTACGAATTAAGAACGTCGAAATTGAGATAGtttaaatgcttagtttatATGGCTAGCTGTATGCTGAAATCTTTAGCGCTTTGACCATTTTCTCAAACTTATTTTCACGAACCTCCGTGCCCAGATCAAACGAAAATATGTCCCTAATCGAAGGCCTCGTATGCTGACAAATCATCTGTCACAAAGCAAAATGTTAACACTTTAGgcttttttctgaaaatttattttaattaaaaacacattcaacaaaaacatgaataaaaaatagggGTATTGCATAATTGACCCTATTTTAAAAGCtaactacatattttatccttttttcagtttgtattttttatactgttttaaaaaaatgaaggtgCCGATGTTAGACTACCGTGAGttacaagtgaaaaaaaattaaaaaaaaaagaaaagaatatacGAAAAGACCAATATGACCTTGCTCTCAAACCCTATCCGctatctctctcactctctcggTGCACAGGCGCAAGGCGGCGGGAGGGTGCTGCGCCGCttgcggaggcggcggcggccggcgggggcAGCGCCCGCCGGCCAGTGGGGAGGCGTCTCGCGGCTGCGTCTGGCGGCGCGGCAACGGCGGGAGCGGGCTACGGCGGCTTGTGGAGGTGGCAgcgagcggaggcggcggcggccggcgagggcagcgcgcgcgcggcggggtggcggctCACTCGAGCCGGtgcgcggggggggggggtgtctcgcggcggcgggtcgCGGAGGCTCGTCGGTCTTGGGCGAGGAGCGAGCGAGCCGCCGCCCGCCAACCGGCTGGCAGCACGTCGGCGCCGTGGCGACTGAATCCCGTTGAGGCGGCGCCCGGCTGCGAGATCCCCAGCAGCGGAAGCGGAGGAGGCGAGCTGGCGAGGTCCGAGGCGCTGACGCCGACGTCCGTCCTACTTAGGTGCTCTCCGCCTTCGCCTTCACCTTCCGCGACGTCACCTGACAAAGATCGAGAGTGGCTGCACCGCCATGCACTTGTTCGAAATGTCAAATTAATTTGGTTGcttttgatataaaatatttggacTGATCAAATTCATCCAAAGGATAGATCTAATCCATCCAGATACCAAGGAGGATACCAGAAGGAGAAGCATTCTggacgtgtatatatatctccaATTAGTGTCTCTTTGGAATGAGTCGCACCTCACAGTTCACACTATACCCCCTGTATATATTGAATTGATGATGAATGAGAAGATCGACCACATTCCTGTTCTTCTGTCAGTAGTTTCTCAATTTCAACACGTTATCAGCACGCTCTTCCCCATCAAATACaaagaggaagagaagaagaacaaaagaGAAACAGAAGGTACGATGCCAACATTCGGCATGATCCTGGACGCTGTCATGGATCTATCCCTCGCCATCAGCGAATTTGTCGTCTTCGACATTTTCTTCGCCATAGAAGGAGGACGTGCCATGATCACCGGCGTCACCATGTTGCTCCACCGACGTCTCGCCGCCAACTGCCCCGCCAACCACGGATACACCACGCCGACCCATGTCCAAGGGATTCACTACTGTCCTCACCATGGATGGACAGTAGTGGTGACTCCCGGTGCCCATGAATGCTTCATCTCAACAGAGATGGAGTCACTGCCAACTCCGCTCATTGTCAACCTCCCTTCCCCGacaccgccatcgccacctcctgGCTTCGGCCAACGCGACACGATTGCTGCAGGCACGGGGGAGTCACGATGGAAATTCCATCCTCGTCACGCCGCCACGCCGGAGAAGCTGCTGCCCAACGTCCGGTCTCCGTACACCTTCCACACCGTTCCCCACGGTTCTCCAACTCGTAGGCTTGTGAACGGCAATGGAGTACATGTTGAGTAATTAGGCAAATTCAGTAGCAATTTAATcgagaaaaagataaataacaTGTTTGTGACATCATACATGTGCACGTGTGAGCCAAGCATGATTAACATGTATTGCAAACCAACTACCACGATTTTGATCCACATCTTTACTGAAGCAATAGATACATACCATGCGGCAGAGTTGGATGCACTAGTTGACATAGTGCCTATCGGTGTAGTCGTCCCACTTGGTGCAGTGCAGAGAGGTAGCTGTGTCGATCACCACCACGACACCAGGAAGAAGGAGACGAATTAAGCAAGCAGTCGTGCCACTTGCGGACACTTCCCAAAAACGTGATTGCTGGCCTTCATCCGAGCAGGTGAACTCACAGATAGCTCTCGTTTCAGAGACCTGCTCTTTCAGTACTTGTGCGCGCAAGAAACTGGAATGGGAATAGCTTTTGCAGCTAAACAATGGATGGCTGAAATGAGGCTTTTATCCAACGCTAGAGCAACCGAGCAGATGTAGGCGATCAAGAGTTGCATGCAGAGGTAATGCTCATCGAAGAAACTCCTTTCATCAAGAGGAAAAACTTCCGTAACTCCCTCCATTAGCCAGCTTATAACTTTGGTCATTAGAGACTGAAACTCTAACCTCCAACCAAAGTTAATTGCCTTGAGTCAAGATTAAACTCCTAGCATTACTCACCTTTACTTGGCTTGAGTGGTAAAAGATTGACTACACATATTTGCATCAAGCACAGCATAGCATGCACACCACACCTCAGTCACAATTCACACGTACACATTGTTTAATACGAgtcttaaaattattttaattattaaatattatttgccCAAGtcataaaatatctagcaGTACACACGAACGGCGTCCGGACTAGGCCGGTTTCTGACTTCCAAGAGGAGCAGGAATAATCGGCCTAAGCTGACGGAACGTCGGTCGTCTCGGGGGGAGACAACGACAGAAGGGGATGGCGCAGGCGTGAATGAGACGGACGGCAATGGGCAGCGGGGCGTGGGCAGCGCGCGACGACGCGCATGGCATGCGTGGCGTGGGAGGCGGCGTGAGCGACGacaaggcggcggcgtgtgCGACGGCaaggtggcggcgaggccgcgcGGCATCCTAGGCGACGGCATGCGACGTGCGCGGCGTGGGTGGCGGCAGTTGCGCTGCATGGGAGCatcaggcggcggcggttacGGGGCATGGCATGCATGTGCCACGCTGTTACGCATCGTGGGCGGGGCGCCGGTGGTTTCCTGCGGCACTGGAGCGGTAAGGCACGAGGGGAACGACGGCCCAAGGCCTCTCTCCTGGGTGCGGCCCAACAGGCCGGCCCAAGGCCGCCCCCACCCCCTCCTTGGCGCATGGCAGCACGCCGGCCCAAGGCCGGCCTCCCTCCCACAGGCCGGCGGCCCAGCCACACAGGCCTGGTGCGGCCCAAGGCCGCCCCTCCCGCCCAGGCTGACGCGGCCCAGGCGCCCTCTCCCCAGCAGGCCGGCGCGCCGACGTTGTGGTAGTGGGCCGAAATTCAATATTTCGGCCCATCACcccaatctatttttttatttactgttagCATGCTAGATGTTagttaaaattacttttagtcccttcttctgtttagttaaatttaCTAAAAGCAGTTCGTCAGTGTAATTACCTTCATGTAATTGAATCTTTAGTCCCTGATGTTTATgatatttacattattaaatatcCTTCTCTtactaaattcatttattgtcTTAAtaaaaggcaaaatttgctacagggcatcgaaaaacaCGTTATTAGCcagtggacaccgtaagatcacgaatttactgcagggcaccacaaaaatatggtaattaggcACCACAACAATAGGCGCAAATTCAAGAGCCGAAAGAAGGGAAAACGACAAGGGAAATGCACCACAAGCCTATCGCAATAACAATAAACATTGCAACAGGTGTGGATCTAACTATCATGTCACTAAAGATTGCCGTATCCCAAAGCATCTTGTCCTCTTATATCAGAAATCCCTCAAGAAGAAAAAGTTATATGAGGAACCAAGATATGAAGCTTACTTCAATCTTACAAATGAAGCTAGACCTGAGGTTGGAAGTTCTCAGAAGGCTCCTATTGAACCAGAGAGCAATTTCGATCTTCTGCCAGAAGACATTGGTCCACTTTTTTCGACAGATGACATGCTCATTGAGTTTAGCTCAATGGATCCACTTAGAGATTTACAGTAATCTCAGTGCATCTTACTTGaagataaaaaactttaagtattAGTATGTTTGTTACATACAAGGATATCCATGTATTATGTCAAAACAATAGTTGTTGTAATAAGTAGATAAGTACGAACTCTCTTATGTAATAAGGTTTTAAGACTTTAAAGTCATTAGAGTATGTACTATTAAAGCTTATGTAAATATCATTTGTGTATTTGATGTTTTGTTACTTATTGTATGTATGGATTGAATAAAGAATTGTTTACTaaacaattttctttctttcaataTACATGTCTCACGATA is a window of Oryza brachyantha chromosome 8, ObraRS2, whole genome shotgun sequence DNA encoding:
- the LOC121055198 gene encoding uncharacterized protein LOC121055198, whose translation is MDHYYSKGHSNSMPKQQGTANYGTSSYKDSNSQSTTSSFYNGSSKGTSTGRMPAQQNSEQYYVNSVSRPSHGQQGGGVPRNTSKGMTINKYPSLKG